The region GAAAGTATAAGCAGCAGTATCAGGATTGTATGCATTGTGTCATTGTGATACTGCATTGCAAATCTGTACAAAATACACTGCTGGAGATGCCTGGTGGAGAGCGACAATTTTATGAATTATACCATCTAATGCATTATTTAAGCACTTTTACCAAGCCTTTACTTTTGTTGCCTCACAGTTCAAGTttcaatttcaaaatttaattttttcatGAATTTCAGGAAGTACATAAAATCATGGGCAGTGTACGATTACACCCTTCATAATCCAAAGCTAAAATGTCTAAAGAAAAATGCATACCAGTCTGTTGGCTGCataaaaatgtcaaataaattttaaattttaaattttacaagtccaacagtgaaattaaaagggtgatattttaatattttaacccCTTGATTGTTTATTCAAAGTGATGGTGAAATAAAGACCAtctaaaataactttaaatgtattttataattgtatacatttatgtaaatttaGAGCTGTTAAAAATATTATGACTAAAAATACGTAACTTCGGCTCAGCCCATCATCAGTAACCTTTTGTCCAGAAAAGGTGGCAGTGGTTTCTTCTTTGCATGATTTTAACTCCCATTTGAGGATACAGCAACAAACTGTGATCTCAACCAGTGGATTTCTGAAGTGGTGATGAGACCTTACAGTTACTTCAACTAcagaataatgtttttaatgcagtgctgccTGATGCCTAGCAGATCATGGCCAGCCAGTATTGGTTTTCGACCTTGTCCCGTTTGTATAGAGGTTGCTCCAAATTCTCTGAAACCTTTAATGATATGATGTACTGCACATGGACATGTTCTTTGATAATTCATGCTGAATCATGTTACTTGCTATTTTACATTGAGAAACATGATTCTTGAATTATTTGCTTGCCTAATATTTCAAAGAATGGCTGTAACCTCTCTATGTTTATTACTAAACGTGTTTAATACTTATCTGAGATGCTCTTGTTAAAACCTCTATATGTCACTAACCTGTTGTCAATTGACTTATTGACATAATAATTACCTAattttacaagtatttcttgcCCATTCCCAACCTTTAAAATCCAGCTTCCAGCAGTTGTGTTtgttatctatctatctatctatctatctatctatctatctatctatctatctgatAGACATAAAGAACAACAAGAAGAGGATTGAGAGGTAAATAGACTGTGTATTAGTtgtgatatttaatatataattcagCATGAGTAAAATATAATCTAACCTAATCTAAATATATCTAATCTAATCTTCTAAGTTAGTGAATTATGGGAGGTAGTGGTGATTAAAGAAGTGTTTCATTTgcactgaataaaaaacaataaagcttTCAAATTTATCATGTTAACATTGACAGCACAAGTAAAACCCATTTGCACAGGGTCTACAACATGAATACAGACATGTTACGTTGTATTCAATATGATATGTTAAATATAGGTCTCTTAATTTGAAATGATGTATGCAGGACGTGGAGACAGGATGCTACCAGACTGTGGTGGCCAGCAGGGTCAGATCagaacaacatttacaaagcatgCTACTTCTTAAAAGCAGCATTGCTGGAGGGAATATTCACATTGGTCATGACTGGTTTGAGGGGGAGCAGGGAGTGGGAGCTTCCCACGTACAGAAAACGGATAATCAGACTTAAGATCGATCTGATACAGTTCGGAAATGAATGCTGTGATTGGCCCTGATACCAATCTTTGAGATCAGATCAAAACTGTGGACATTTAGCAGTTTGGCTTTGGAGGTATAAACTATACACCAACAGGAACTCTGTAACCTTCTTTTACAAGACATTCCTAGGAATAACATCATGAGCAGAAAACCCTATCCACTTGGTAATTTGTTCATATTATTCTTTAGGGAATTTGTCCCTCTTCATAAGCACCATAACAACATTTATCTTTATATATAGGGTATGACAgaggctttaaaaataaatggctaGAGGACAGGATGGTGAACATCAATTGTAATTTCTCAACAATAACTATCTGCTGATTTGACATTTCAGATGGAAATacacaaatatttgaaaaaggcaaatctttacattttcacaagatcttttgattaattttgtgtgtgtgatgtttttaaCACTCTTGAAACTTGAATCATATTTTTGATCAATATGTCATGAGAAAACATGGAGAATTCTTCTGGAGAGTTCATGTTTGTGCTTCATGGACTAAATGACACAAggacaaacaaatacatttacttTGCTTTCGGCCTAGTTGTCTATATTGTAACAGTGATTGTAAATTTGAcacttattataataataattgtggAAAAAACTCTTCATGAACccatgtatttgtttatatgtaATTTGCATGTAAATGGAATATGTGGTGCTTCTTATTTTTATCCCAAGATTCTTGCTGATCTTTTGTCAGACACACATGTTATCTCATATATAGGTTGTCTGTCACAAATCTTCCTGATTTTTTGGTATGCTTTCTGTGAATTTACATGTCTAACTGTCATGGCATTTGACAGATATGTAGCCATTTGTAAACCTTTGAAATATCACTGCATTATGAACCAGCAAAAGGTGTTGAAATTGCTCAGTTTTACATGGCTGTACTCATTAACACAGACTTCTATTGGGGCTGTGCTTACTGCACGACTCTCCTTATGTGGAAATAACATTGACAAGATTTTCTGCTCTAACTGGGAAGTTGTTAAGCTTTCCTGCACAGATGTGACACCAAACAACATTTATGGATATGTCCAAACATTATTTCAGGCCTCCCAAGGTGTATTCATTGTTATTTCATATATTCGCATCATTAGGGCTTCGTTGCGATCTAAGACAGAGCAAGTGAAATTCATGCAGACATGTCTGCCTCATTTAATCACTCTCATTAATTTCACCATGTCATTGGTATTTGATATAATGTATGCTCGCTATGGGACAAGCCAAGGGCAACAACTTCTGCGCAACATTTTCGGAGTGGAGTTTCTTGTTGTGCCTCCTCTCCTAAATCCCATCATTTATGGAATGAAAATGACTCAGATACGGCGTCAGtttgttcaaatttacagccgTAAACTGAAAGCAGAACAGAGCAGATATTAATACCAGTGGTACACGTTTCTTTACCTGGGCATACCGTATGTGAGTGAAATGATACAAATATACTTCAGATCAGAATATTGTTTTGGTGAAAATATTAATTGAATCACTGATGAGCAAGTTGTTGATGCCATCAGAGTTTGTTTTATgccttaaatataatttattttgataatcCGAAGATTTCAATTTCCGTTACTGAAGTTAAGTTTAATTAATCGATGAAGTGTACAGTTGTCTAAATATAGCATTTAAAGTACTATAAACAAAAGTTGATTGTAAAACATTTGCTTTATGACTATATTCTCTTTGACATACAAAATGTCCTCACTTATAAGAAGCTGACTTTTAACCAGAGGTTCCAATTTATAATTATActtctaagaaaaaaaaatcatagaaCAATAATAACAGACTGTTATCTATTCTCCTCATCAatgtattaacattttaaaaattatttcccTGCTGTACAGTATATGGTGTAAAACGTTTTATTTGGTAGGATTTGTTTTCACACATCTGTAATAACATTAATAGATTAATATGTCTACATGTCAAAAAATTTCGGTACTGTGCTCTGACAGAATGCCATTCCAAGTTCCTTAACCATAACTTTTCATCCCTCTCTGCTATGAGGAAATTATGTTCAATATTCATATTCAAGGCTGGGAATGTAATAATTAGAGATTAAATTCTGAAACTGAAATAtgctaataaattattataaataatggcTACATGTTGAAGTTTTCAGCAAGGGCTAAATTTATATCTAAATTCTCTAAATTGtgtaaacaataaatataatatttttatctgtTCATATGGCTGTAGATTCTTCTCATGTCTAAAAGATTGTTCATTCTTGAACcgtttatttacaaatacagATTGCTAAAATAAGCAAGGTTAATTTATTACGCAATTCCCCGGGTATCACTACAGCCACTTATCTATCTCCATAAATCTGTAAGTAAGTGAGGTTTCCAGACCTAGAAAGTGTCTTGGTAAGGGACAGACAAGCCCTTTTACAATTTACAGTCACTGACTCCCATTTGATTGTGCACATTGTGAATCGCTGAAGGACTACCGAACACAAGAGGGGGGCTCTCGTTGACTGTTGTATAGTTCAGGGGAATTGTACTTTTAAGACTTTTTGAAGGATTAACTCTCAACATTGTATTCAAATGTAGTGAGAATGCTACACAACTTTTCCAAGGAGTTCATGTTTGTGCTTCATGGACTGAATGACACacgaacaaacaaacatatttacTTTGCATTTGGTCTTGTTTTCTATGTTGTTACATTGTTTGTAAATCTTACACTTGTTATTACAATAATTCTTGATAAAACACTTCATGAACCCATGTACCTGTTTATATGCAATTTGTTTGTAAATGGAATATGTGGCGCTTCTTCTTTTTATCCAAAGATTCTTGCTGATCTACTTTCAGACACAAATGTTATCTCATATGCAGGGTGTCTGGCACAAATATGCATGATATACTGTTATATTTTTTGTGAATTCACATGTCTTACAGTCATGGCATTTGACAGATATGTGGCCATTTGTAATCCTTTGGAATATCATTACATTATGACCCACCAAAAAGTGGTGAATTTATTGGTTTTCATTTGGCTTTTTTCTGTACTAGAAATATCTGTTGCAACTGCTCTGACAGTGCAGCTTCCCTTATGTGGTAATGACATAGACAAGCTTTATTGCTTTAACTGGGATGTTGTTAAGCTTTCTTGCATAGATGTCACTGTACAAAACGTATATGgctatattgtgatattttgtCATGCTTTCCaagctgtgtttattattttttcatattatcacaTTATCAGAGCATCTTTGAAGTCCACAACAGAAATGGTTAAATTCATGCAAACATGTCTGCCTCATTTAATTACTCTTATTAACTTCACCATTTCCATATTATTTGACGTGTTGTGCGCTCGCTATGGCAGAGGTCCAGAACTCCAAGCCATGCGCAACATTTTGGGAATGGAGTTTCTTGTTGTGCCTCCTCTCCTAAACCCCATCATTTATGGGTTGAAAATGACCCTGATACGACGCCAATTTGTGAAAATGTACAGTCAACGAGTTAAAGTGGTGCAACACAGCTGAAGTCAGTTCAATAATTACCTAGTTTGATACAGGCCCTTTCCTCAGTGAGAGAGAACTAGAGAACCTTAAAATGAGTTTCTTCATAAATGACATGGAACAACTCTATTTACAACcagaaaatatatgtacagGTTACCACTGATAAATAGTAGTTTCTCTGAGAgatcataattaaaaatttaCATCTGACATATGTTACAGGGATGGAAGTATAAGCATCAGTATCAGGGTTATATACAAAATACACTGCTGGAGATGTTAGTGCCTGGTGGAGAGTAACCATTTCATGAATTATCTCATCTAATGTATTATTGAAACACTTTTACCAAGCCTTTACTTCTGCTGCCTCACAGTTCAGGTTTTAAtttctaaatttaattttgTCATGAATTTcaggaaatatataaaatcatgTAAAATTACACCCTTAATAAGCTAAAGCTAAAATGTCTAAAGAAAAATGCATGCTATTCTGTTGGATAAAAATCTCAGATTAATTTTGCatgcataaaataaaattaataaaaaatcatttttactAATTCGTGATCAAGAATCATGTTACTTGCTATTTTATGTTAAGAAAGATGATTTTGGAATTATTTGCCTGCCTAATATTTCAAAGAATGGCTGTACCCTCTCTATGTTTACTACTGAATGTGTTTACCACTTATCTGAGATGCTCTTGTTAAAACCTCTAtatgtcactgacctgttgtcaattgattgattgattgtatCATTACATAATCTTACAAGTATTTTATGCCCATTTCCAACCAGCttccagttgtgtgtgtgcatgtgtgttatCTGTTGTGATAGACATAGAGAAGAACAAGAAGAGGAAGGAGAGGTAAATAGACTGAGTATTAGCtgtgatatttaatacatatttcagcatgaGTAAAATTTAAGCTAACTTCTGAACTGAGCTGTAGTGATGATGTGTTCACATAACTAAATAAAACTTCTAATACATTACTAGACTCTGTAGTGGTGATTAA is a window of Hoplias malabaricus isolate fHopMal1 chromosome 1, fHopMal1.hap1, whole genome shotgun sequence DNA encoding:
- the LOC136670319 gene encoding olfactory receptor 4B13-like, producing MENSSGEFMFVLHGLNDTRTNKYIYFAFGLVVYIVTVIVNLTLIIIIIVEKTLHEPMYLFICNLHVNGICGASYFYPKILADLLSDTHVISYIGCLSQIFLIFWYAFCEFTCLTVMAFDRYVAICKPLKYHCIMNQQKVLKLLSFTWLYSLTQTSIGAVLTARLSLCGNNIDKIFCSNWEVVKLSCTDVTPNNIYGYVQTLFQASQGVFIVISYIRIIRASLRSKTEQVKFMQTCLPHLITLINFTMSLVFDIMYARYGTSQGQQLLRNIFGVEFLVVPPLLNPIIYGMKMTQIRRQFVQIYSRKLKAEQSRY
- the LOC136665640 gene encoding olfactory receptor 4E1-like, with amino-acid sequence MLHNFSKEFMFVLHGLNDTRTNKHIYFAFGLVFYVVTLFVNLTLVITIILDKTLHEPMYLFICNLFVNGICGASSFYPKILADLLSDTNVISYAGCLAQICMIYCYIFCEFTCLTVMAFDRYVAICNPLEYHYIMTHQKVVNLLVFIWLFSVLEISVATALTVQLPLCGNDIDKLYCFNWDVVKLSCIDVTVQNVYGYIVIFCHAFQAVFIIFSYYHIIRASLKSTTEMVKFMQTCLPHLITLINFTISILFDVLCARYGRGPELQAMRNILGMEFLVVPPLLNPIIYGLKMTLIRRQFVKMYSQRVKVVQHS